From the genome of Anopheles funestus chromosome 2RL, idAnoFuneDA-416_04, whole genome shotgun sequence:
GCTGAAAGGTGATCCGTAATTCAAACGTGGTGGTCGGAACATAAGGCAGCGGACGTATATGTAAATCATGTTTGTAGACCGTGACATGTATAACGTGTGCTTATGGTAATGAGCGTGTTGACAAGCTGGACCCACACCATTGCTTGAATTGGTTTAAATACTATCAAAAATATTAACTAACTATAAATTGTATTGATTTGTCCAATGCTTTGAAATCGTGAAGTATTAGAAGAATTAACtaccaaaaataaacataataaaaatccTTAAACTTAGTCCAAATCAACGAAAGCCCTGCGATGGATGTACTTAACTATAACTAGTATactcaaatttaatttttcccccGTTTCATTCGACGACGCATATTGAACTCCTTACCAACTCGATAATTCCAATCACTGCCACTGGATTTGAAGTTTTCGCTCGTTTATTGTGTAACATAGTCTTATCAAACCAGTGCTTTGATTAGAATGCTGACCTAGCATAGCTTAATAAGTAATCCCCGCTTGGTTTATCGCTCGCGTTGCAAATCACTCACGCACCGATAGCTAAAGAGCAGATCGGTATAAAAAGGATTTGTACGAATGTTTTCCTCCATTAGTCGATCACAATTAGTGTCCGATTAAAGTTTTTATTAAAGTTTATTCAAccaaaatgcatttttccatTGCTATCGTTTGCTTCGCGGCTCTCCTTGGTGCGGTCATCGGAGGACCGATATccatgaacaacaacaacattggAGACATTGTGAAAGTAGACGTTGATGCCGAGGTGGACATCAAGAGCGAGATCAATGTAGATCTGGTGAATGTGATTGCGGAATTGCTGCTGGAGCTGAGAGACGTCCAAGTGAACATTTGTACGCGATCCTCCGAGGAAGACTCTTCgtcctcttcctcttcttcatcgtcggagggaaccagcgaAGAAACATCGGAAGAAACATCGGAAGAAACATCGGAAGAAACATCGGAAGAAACATCGGAAGAAACATCGGAAGAAACATCGGAAGAAACATCTGAAGAAACATCTGAAGAAGCATCGGAAGAAGTTACACCAACAACTATTACTACTACCGGTACACCGACAACGACCCCTGTTATTGGTCCAGGTACTCAAACTTCGACCACAATGATCTTTACCACATCGGGAGATATGCCTGGCCCTGTACCCTACCAAAAGCTCGTACAATCGCTGGTGCAATCAAAACCTGAAGGTTACGATGCACCAGGAATTACTAAAGAGCAAAAGGAGCAACTCTGGCGTCAGCATGTGGAGCATCTGGTTCAAAAGCATATGCACGATCTTCAGTGATTCTCCTGGAATGAAGAACTCGATCATTCGTCATGGACATAATTAGGCATCttttgttcaataaaattaataaaaaaccaGTAAATACCAAAGAAATACaaagtttattatttgttaaataGCTGCAGAGATTTTACATATAAACCTGATAAACCTTGGCATTATATGCTTGGCTCTTctgcttaattaaaaaaaacatagtaaTAGTAATGTTTCGTAGTAAATATGTATTAAATCTTAATGTATACAACGACCTCTAAAGACCCTATACCATTATTAATGTGAAGTCATATTTTCAAACCAATATGCAGCATCACAATTTCCGGACACACTCGCAGGCAAATCCTTCTGCATCAGCATGACCCGTTTGAATCTAATAGATTTGTGGTACGGTCATCATATTTCATGCGACACATTCCTTGGAAGCGTTACGTTCTCTGTTCGTTCATCATCACCGGCTGGTGAAATGCTGTAAGCATCTTTTGGGAAAGCTGCACCCGTTGCCTCAGCTGCTCATTTGTCAAAACGATATTtgtgtgcggtttttggcAACCTGGCACGAGATGGATTAGCACCATATTTGAGTAACGAAGCAAAAATGCATGCCACTGCTCGATCCTCTACTACATGGGATGATTCAGAACGACACATCTTACACTCGGACGCATTCCAAAGCATTTCATTCCAGTTAACTGGACGTGATCTATGCaaggttagaaaaaaaatcggataCGGTGCAGCAAAGTACTTTTATTAATCGACACTATTATCAATGGCAGCGAACGGAACTGCATCTTGCTGTGCGCCCTGTCCATCCGGTTTCGATTGTTCCAGCATCGCCAGCAGCTGCTCAAACTGTTTTCCACTAAAGCCAAACATGGAAGATTCATCGCTATCGGAATCGGCACTAGAGTCCGAGCTGGGCTTCTGCCGATGTTGGGAAAGCTTTCTCATCGCCCGTTCATACCCATCGTAGGTGTTGCCCTTGATGATGTTGCTAAGTTTCGCTCCAAAACCGTGTCCCAGGTTTCCAAAGTCCGGTATCCCACCCATAGCGGGAAGTGGTGATCCAGCCGCGATGGGACCATTGGCCACCAATATCGTCACGACTAATGTTAAAGCGATTGACGCCACTAGCTTCATCTTGAGCTTCATCATCAGCTTGAGAAGGTTTAATTCATACTGAAGAGGTACACCACTGTGGGGGTGCTAATTTAAACACACAATCACCACATCCCTACGGGATACGGCAATGCCCGGAAGGCGCAAGGTAAAAGGCGCGATAGCTAATCAATTCATTTCTCAACCACCGTCGGTCACCATTCTGACGGGTTTCTCTAATCGATTGGACCAGAATCGTTGCAGTGTGTGCCGGGCAACCTTTGCTATCTAATCTGGACCGCTGCTAGCGCTGATTTGATTTGGAAAATCGGCTCCTAAAACGGAACGCAGTTTAAACAGGCACTGGCTGTCAAAACGTTACCCTTTGGCAGCCTTGGCAGCCACTCAGTGCTTCAACATCGGGCGGATCAATCGGTTCCGCGATCGGGCGTATTGGAGCAAAGCAAGGTGTGAGTGTACACTTACGCAAAGATACGGTttgaaacaatgaaacaaaaccagtGGCCGGGTCTACTGCTAGGACTCGCGATAGGAATCGCTCTCGTCGGATGTGTGGCGCCTGCTGAAGATCTACCACTAGCGGAGCTACTGGGTAGTTTCGGTGGGAAGGAAGTCAGCGGACCGATCAGTATCAGGGACAGCATCATCGGTGACATTATCAGCATCAGTGTTAATGTGAACAGCACCATCCGTACGAATATTTCCATCGAGCTGCTACAGACGGTGGTGTGCGCACTCAACGAATACGGTCACTATGGAATCGAAATGGACGACGTCCGCAAGGCACTGACGCGCTGGTACGTGGCACGAACCAAGTCGGCTCATGGCAAACGTTGAACGTACACGGTGGCCCAGGCTGGCCCAGACGGCACGTGCAGCAGCTCCATTACGATCAAGGAACGCAATCCTTCCGGTACGGAGAGTTCTCGGTGAAGgatttaattatttgtaaacacataaatttaattgaattatggtaatgaaaaataatgaatattttttaattaaaccataTGTTTTTCGGGAGAAAATGTCTATGACAATTACCgatgcatttttcatttcaccgaAATGCCGAAGTGCCCATGCGAAAATGACCATATCCCCCTCCCCAGCTCACCCCCAATAGCCTGGCTGCTGtagcacaacggaaaccaatTCAAACAACACAATTACATCCAatgcgaaaacaaaattaaaataaatgcagCCATCGCCCtcgccccaaaaaaagctcGGACTGGCGGACTATTTCGTGTGAGttatccccaaaaaaaagggaaatatcaAGACTCGAGCAACAACAAGAAgaacggacaaaaaaaaatacgcaaacaataagcaaacaaataatctACGTGCAACAATACCGAGAATAAACAACAGGCAAAcgatcgattttattttttattcatccttCCGTTCATGGTGGAGGGTAGGAAAGGGGTGTTGGAAAAATTCCACCGAGTACAGACATGACGTTGGCATGGTTTATGTAGGAGGAAATTAATTTGCGTCTTTTTATGAGTGTGTCAAAAAATCCCGACCTCGACAAACCCGCCAGCTTCCACGTGTGCGACTCTGGgcacgcgtgtgtgtgctacACTTccgttgtgtgtgtatgtgtgtgttttttttcaacccttCTCATACACTGAAATGTACCATTCACCACTTCCGATCGGCAGGTACCACGAGGCCTCCGTTTTATAACGACATCCCGGAAAACCGGTTGCATTTTGGTGCAATCATAAAAGCATAgtggtgatttttttggttttcttttgtgttttccaACCCATTTTTTTGTCCCATAATGCAAAACGTCGTTGTGCAATTATTCGatgcttctttttattatgtttgtgGTAGTTGCAAATTACTCACCCAAACTCTCAGTATGACTCATTGGCCAAATGGCACGAGTTTGTCAAACGGAAATGGATGGTTGGTTTTCAGGTAAAGtccacatccacacacacacacacacacacacggtcataCGAagtatacatttttaatgttaCTTAAATCCCAACagtatgaatttttttttattgaatttccgTTTTATTACCACATACTTTCGAGCTATTCCATTGACCATCGATTACAAAGTGTGTGTAGGAGGAAAAAAGCGTCAATGTAATgcaaatagaaatatttttccagtGTAtctagtttatattttttgtagcACAAAAACGCAGAATAGTCGGATAATAGTTGAAAAAATGTGTAGCTATAAATTTCTGCATTCATGGAATTCCTTCAAAACTGCTACTGTTTCCTGAGTCgcataattaaatcatttttatactTGTttcgtaacattttttttgttacaatttcattttatttttgatctATTTACTGAAACAATGTGAAAACAGTCACTgtagttttgttatttattttcttcaacgTGATGTTTAATATTTCACATATACTTTTTTCATGGAAACACACTCATTTAGAGAACATTCCGAATATTTcaacgaaaaaacataatattaaACATACTTGGATAAGTACACTCATCAAAACCATGCccttattatatttaaattaggCTAAATTaggctaaaaataaaagaaaacgtcTTTAACGTTTATATCCTGCAGAACgcagtaaaagcaaaacataaataagaaaaactcctaacaaaaaaaacacatgtaaaaatcatcataaaaCTTTCTTTAAAACTTGGCGAATCGTCTGTAAAGGCTTACACTATGTAGCAGATCATATAAAATCAAGTAGTTCAACTTTACTCAAAGAAATATCGGTGCTATTCCATtataaagaaaggaaagatgcTTTCCATCGATAGTGTACCGTGTATTTGGTAGTTTCTGTTGAGTTTTACAAattcatattaaaaaaatcgattgttTTGATTCAATTCAGGTTGAATAGGTGGTCTTGCCTCTCTGTTCgaattagagatgagaattacaattctttttagtgagtcaactcagagtgaatgagtcgttattaggagtcagctcgtttaaagACTCGTTTCGgtgtcataaaaaacccggtaTAGTGTAAGCATGTAAGTGAGTGGAGttgcaaaaatagtaaatacgtgagttgaacgaaaatgtgcgattttttattaatttttattctttttgctatttaaaacattatttgagtgaagagaaacttatttgaaccaattggcattaaaataaatcaattttattttttttgcaaaatttcccaaaaaaaaacgtaaggggtaagccttatgaaattttcgagtggaaaatttttttgaattttttttctgattttttattcttttttttaatttaaagccttatttgagtgaaaagaaacttattgcaacaaattcgcaataaaatgtatcacatttcaaaattttgctgaactgcagaaaaatgaggaaaattttacattttctcaaacagggtaaggaacttggtttctcgcatagtttctggcacagacatctgagggcatggccgtccaagaagaaaatgtagccattgttgccatctatcgaccacaggttgaaaattggcgatccgttggatactgaccgacttatagccaaaacttggcgcaaaaatgagccttatgatattttc
Proteins encoded in this window:
- the LOC125762090 gene encoding uncharacterized protein LOC125762090: MHFSIAIVCFAALLGAVIGGPISMNNNNIGDIVKVDVDAEVDIKSEINVDLVNVIAELLLELRDVQVNICTRSSEEDSSSSSSSSSSEGTSEETSEETSEETSEEVTPTTITTTGTPTTTPVIGPGTQTSTTMIFTTSGDMPGPVPYQKLVQSLVQSKPEGYDAPGITKEQKEQLWRQHVEHLVQKHMHDLQ